One window of Chitinivibrionales bacterium genomic DNA carries:
- a CDS encoding MBL fold metallo-hydrolase, which translates to MNMKVLFDKDTQESDYRTGWGISFLINETVLFDASENGEWLLHNMQAMNVDIDAIDSVVISHDHWDHTGGLGSFLEKKPSCTVYGCSGFSDRFRQNVRKYGTNLIEPAGSTHIAENIFVSGEIIGTYKNAPISEQALVIQGNDGISVVTGCAHPGITTMIRTIADSFQQKEIALAAGGFHCMQKETHEITGIINELHDLGVCKVGPTHCSGNEAQRLFKDAWGDNYVSFRVGESITI; encoded by the coding sequence ATGAATATGAAAGTCCTTTTTGATAAAGACACACAGGAAAGCGATTATCGCACCGGATGGGGGATTTCTTTTCTTATAAATGAAACGGTTTTATTCGACGCCAGCGAAAACGGCGAATGGCTTCTTCACAATATGCAGGCGATGAATGTTGATATCGATGCGATTGATTCTGTGGTCATATCACACGATCACTGGGACCATACCGGCGGATTAGGGAGTTTTCTGGAAAAGAAACCCTCATGTACAGTTTACGGATGTTCCGGATTTAGCGACCGGTTCAGACAAAACGTGAGAAAATACGGAACAAACCTCATAGAACCGGCCGGTTCCACTCACATAGCCGAAAACATCTTTGTCTCCGGCGAAATAATCGGGACCTATAAAAATGCTCCGATTTCCGAGCAGGCATTGGTAATTCAAGGCAACGACGGTATTTCGGTGGTCACCGGCTGTGCCCATCCGGGAATCACAACCATGATACGGACCATCGCCGATTCATTTCAGCAAAAAGAAATTGCTCTTGCAGCCGGAGGATTTCATTGTATGCAGAAAGAGACACATGAAATTACCGGCATAATTAATGAGTTACACGATCTCGGTGTCTGCAAAGTTGGTCCCACCCATTGTTCGGGGAATGAGGCCCAACGGTTATTCAAAGATGCCTGGGGTGACAATTATGTTTCATTCCGTGTCGGCGAATCAATTACGATTTAA
- a CDS encoding helix-turn-helix domain-containing protein, producing MAPSPRDEIMTMKEVAEYLKVSVRTVHEWTLNRKIPSGKIGTSWRYKRSEIERWVDERLVHNWKPVIPPSIKTEKIFSPSRILFIDSITKADALNELIDVLSTAEEIAGKDELAQEIFHREHLMSTAIGLGVAVPHVRLQSVSNLVAAVGISTHDITDYESLDDKSIRIIVMVAGGKEQHSQYLRLLAYLSSLLKRRTIRDKLLNAGDVDSIYRIIISKERSNPKKKAKGKR from the coding sequence ATGGCCCCATCACCCCGTGATGAAATCATGACCATGAAAGAGGTCGCCGAGTACCTGAAAGTATCGGTGCGGACCGTGCATGAATGGACACTCAACAGAAAAATACCCTCCGGAAAAATCGGTACCTCCTGGCGGTATAAACGGAGTGAAATCGAACGATGGGTGGATGAACGACTGGTGCATAACTGGAAACCGGTTATTCCGCCTTCAATTAAGACCGAAAAAATCTTTTCGCCCAGTCGCATACTTTTTATCGATTCGATTACCAAGGCTGATGCGTTGAATGAGCTTATCGATGTTTTATCGACAGCGGAGGAGATCGCGGGTAAAGATGAGCTTGCCCAGGAGATATTTCACCGGGAACACCTGATGAGTACGGCGATCGGCCTGGGCGTAGCTGTCCCCCATGTCCGGTTGCAGTCGGTATCAAACCTCGTTGCCGCAGTGGGGATCAGCACCCATGATATCACCGATTATGAATCACTGGATGACAAGTCGATTCGGATTATTGTTATGGTTGCAGGAGGGAAAGAGCAGCATTCTCAATATTTACGACTGCTCGCCTACCTCAGCTCACTTCTGAAACGTCGTACGATCAGAGATAAACTGCTCAATGCCGGCGATGTTGATTCAATTTACAGAATCATCATCAGTAAAGAAAGGTCAAACCCAAAAAAAAAGGCGAAGGGTAAGCGCTGA